From the genome of Pseudomonadota bacterium, one region includes:
- the istB gene encoding IS21-like element helper ATPase IstB: protein MSDSVLSAVIQGHSRVLRLPTMARQFEAVARRARDGTWAYEEFLRELLEVEVLTRQENAAKRYLKQAGFPDIKTFDQIDWEALQGVSRPKLQELASGRFIEKAEDVVIAGPIGTCKTHLAIALGVEATRRRFPVLFRKAAELVRELMEARDERTLGRMHRRYQKVQLLVVDELGFVPFKRDGGELLFNLLAERHERRSTLVTTNLAFSEWVQVFGDEKLTTALLDRLAHHAHILTTKGKSYRTGRGKRLDGKEGDNTRDKAPLPGGSAPTATRQAT from the coding sequence ATGAGCGACTCCGTTCTTTCGGCGGTGATCCAGGGACACAGCCGTGTGTTGCGTTTGCCGACAATGGCCCGGCAGTTCGAGGCGGTGGCCCGGCGGGCGCGCGATGGCACTTGGGCGTATGAAGAGTTTTTGCGCGAACTGCTGGAAGTGGAAGTGCTAACCCGGCAGGAGAATGCGGCCAAGCGGTATCTGAAGCAGGCAGGGTTCCCAGACATCAAGACGTTCGACCAGATCGACTGGGAGGCATTGCAGGGGGTGTCTCGTCCGAAGCTTCAGGAACTGGCCAGCGGAAGGTTTATCGAGAAAGCGGAGGACGTGGTCATCGCTGGCCCGATCGGAACTTGCAAGACACACCTGGCCATCGCGCTGGGCGTGGAGGCAACACGGCGGCGGTTTCCCGTGCTCTTCCGCAAGGCGGCCGAACTGGTACGTGAATTGATGGAAGCCCGTGACGAACGTACCCTCGGCCGGATGCATCGGCGCTATCAGAAAGTCCAGCTTTTGGTGGTAGACGAACTGGGTTTTGTCCCGTTCAAGCGTGATGGCGGCGAATTGCTTTTCAACCTGCTGGCCGAGCGCCACGAACGGCGCTCCACCCTGGTAACCACGAACCTGGCCTTCAGTGAATGGGTCCAGGTGTTCGGGGACGAGAAGCTGACGACTGCCTTACTGGATCGCCTGGCGCATCACGCGCACATCCTGACAACCAAGGGCAAATCGTATCGCACCGGCCGAGGCAAGCGGCTCGATGGAAAGGAGGGGGACAACACGCGGGACAAAGCGCCGCTGCCCGGAGGCAGCGCCCCCACCGCTACGCGGCAGGCTACATAA